A stretch of the Fusarium musae strain F31 chromosome 2, whole genome shotgun sequence genome encodes the following:
- a CDS encoding hypothetical protein (EggNog:ENOG41): MTPDTPLELSIENLQALNRLNDPSIPIPMTPQNILILGAGELGLSVLEALTSHPKRQRYSVLLRQATLDSAAPEKKKLVQRIRALNAGFEAADVVNASVEELASIFEKYDVVVSCNGMGLPSGTQLKLSDAVLKAGVKRYFPWQFGMDYDIIGEGSSQDLFDEQLQVRKKLRAQRDVDWTIVSTGLFMSFLFLPDFGVVDIGNKTVRALGSWDNRITLTTPTDIGRVTADIILDPRGISHQVVYTAGDTISYGELADLLDEHFGIEFEREVWDLEELKRQMEREPSTMVKYRDTFAQGRGVAWDKSGSVNEERGIEMVDVRKYLAGMDAKSDE; encoded by the coding sequence ATGACGCCCGATACGCCTCTTGAACTCTCCATCGAGAACTTGCAAGCCCTCAATCGCCTCAACGATCCTTCCATACCAATACCTATGACGCCCCAaaacatcctcatcctcggcgCCGGGGAACTAGGCCTCTCTGTCCTGGAAGCCCTCACCTCGCACCCCAAGCGTCAACGCTATTCCGTTCTTCTACGTCAAGCAACGCTTGACTCTGCCGCccctgagaagaagaaactagTACAGCGCATTCGTGCCCTCAACGCTGGTTTTGAAGCAGCTGATGTCGTCAACGCGAGCGTTGAAGAGCTAGCGTCCATCTTTGAGAAATACGATGTTGTTGTGTCATGTAATGGCATGGGCTTACCGTCTGGAACGCAGCTCAAGCTCTCAGACGCCGTGCTTAAAGCGGGCGTGAAGAGATACTTTCCCTGGCAGTTTGGGATGGACTATGATATTATCGGAGAGGGAAGTTCACAAGACCTGTTTGATGAGCAGTTACAAGTTCGGAAAAAATTGAGAGCGCAGAGGGATGTTGATTGGACGATTGTGTCGACTGGACTGTTCATgagctttctcttcctcccagATTTTGGGGTCGTTGATATCGGGAATAAGACCGTCAGAGCATTGGGAAGCTGGGATAACAGAATCACACTCACGACACCGACTGACATCGGGCGCGTCACGGCAGATATAATCCTCGATCCACGGGGTATATCACATCAGGTTGTGTACACCGCGGGAGATACTATATCCTACGGGGAACTTGCAGATTTACTGGATGAGCACTTTGGGATCGAGTTTGAGCGCGAGGTGTGGGATCtggaggagttgaagaggcAGATGGAGAGGGAGCCGAGCACGATGGTCAAGTATAGGGATACGTTTGCGCAGGGCCGTGGGGTCGCATGGGATAAGAGTGGGAGTGTTAATGAGGAGAGGGGGATTGAGATGGTTGATGTGAGGAAGTATCTTGCGGGAATGGATGCCAAGTCAGATGAGTGA
- a CDS encoding hypothetical protein (MEROPS:MER0001437), translated as MKFSTVSFLLLAGCSTGIPHEIRGDVYEVKNPFSPNAVDPEVEGVKGLQKRAIDPKVDQALAARGDVYEVKNPFSPNAVDPEVEGVKGLQDRDIKPRDVPDNDPLKARGDVYEVKNPFSPNAVDPEVEGVKGLQERDVDPEEQEEAELGKTLRGRAIDHENDPDSAHLKPRAGGDKVKLDQLTNTHYKQPHAEIALIQAFNKYHKPLPEKLKKIAENEAALVNNKLGMKGTASATPPQYYDSQYVVPVKIGTPAQQTYLNFDTGSSDLWVFSTDTYQPDQAGHILYKPDKSTTSKRLSGQTWSIKYGDGTGASGIVYTDKVQVGKTYVNKQAVESATEVSDGIAADKFSHGIMGLAMSSLNTVRPTPQKTYFQNVQDALAVPVFTANLQKGKAGNYNFGYIDQGEYYGSIQFAKVTKNSPWWQLNIEGFRVAQGAPWHKYNYSAIVDTGTTLLLLPSYLVNFYYKKVKGAYVDQDYGVWVFPCSAKLPSFYFGFGSYRGKVPGNYINYGRLTSTVCYGGIQSSDGIGFAILGDILLKAQFVVFDLKGQRVGFANKLTVTS; from the exons ATGAAATTCAGCACggtttcttttctcctcctcgccggcTGTAGTACGGGTATTCCTCATGAAATCCGTGGCGATGTCTACGAGGTGAAGAACCCATTCTCACCCAACGCCGTTGAtccagaagttgaaggagtAAAGGGTCTGCAAAAGAGGGCAATAGACCCCAAGGTAGACCAAGCCCTCGCGGCACGTGGCGACGTGTACGAGGTTAAGAATCCCTTCTCACCTAATGCTGTTGACCCTGAGGTTGAAGGTGTGAAGGGTCTGCAGGATCGGGATATAAAACCCAGGGATGTACCCGACAACGACCCCTTAAAGGCACGTGGAGATGTCTATGAGGTTAAGAATCCCTTTTCACCCAACGCTGTTGATCCCGAGGTTGAAGGAGTTAAAGGCCTGCAAGAGCGGGACGTTGATCCcgaggaacaagaagaggcgGAACTTGGCAAGACGCTGCGAGGTCGGGCTATTGATCATGAGAATGATCCCGACTCGGCTCACCTCAAGCCCAGGGCTGGAGgagacaaggtcaagctgGATCAACTTACCAACACGCATTACAAGCAGCCTCATGCCGAAATTGCCCTGATCCAGGCTTTCAACAAATACCATAAGCCTTTACCCGAGAAGCTTAAGAAGATTGCTGAAAATGAGGCTGCCCTCGTCAACAACAAGCTCG GAATGAAGGGTACCGCTTCGGCAACACCACCTCAGTACTACGATTCACAGTATGTAGTTCCTGTCAAGATTGGTACTCCAGCTCAACAGACATATCTGAACTTTGATACTGGCTCATCTGATCT CTGGGTGTTCTCTACAGACACATATCAACCTGACCAAGCTGGTCATATTCTCTACAAGCCAGACAAGTCAACGACTTCCAAGCGATTAAGCGGTCAGACTTGGAGTATTAAGTACGGCGATGGCACTGGTGCCAGTGGTATTGTCTACACCGACAAGGTCCAAGTCGGAAAGACCTATGTCAACAAGCAGGCCGTTGAATCGGCTACTGAAGTTTCGGATGGTATCGCCGCAGACAAGTTCTCACACGGCATCATGGGCCTCGCCATGTCAAGCCTGAACACTGTCCGACCTACACCTCAAAAAACCTACTTCCAGAACGTGCAGGACGCTCTAGCAGTTCCAGTCTTTACCGCCAATCTGCAAAAGGGCAAGGCTGGAAACTACAACTTTGGATACATCGACCAGGGCGAGTATTACGGAAGCATTCAATTCGCCAAGGTCACGAAGAACAGTCCTTGGTGGCAGCTCAACATTGAGGGTTTCCGTGTCGCTCAGGGTGCACCGTGGCACAAGTACAACTACTCAGCCATCGTCGACACTGGCACAACACTCCTTCTTCTGCCCAGCTACCTTGTCAACTTCTACTATAAAAAGGTCAAGGGTGCTTATGTCGATCAAGACTACGGTGTCTGGGTGTTCCCCTGCTCAGCGAAGCTCCCCAGCTTCTACTTTGGCTTCGGCAGCTACCGCGGCAAAGTCCCCGGAAACTACATCAACTACGGCCGTCTCACCAGCACTGTCTGCTACGGTGGTATTCAGAGCTCTGACGGTATTGGATTCGCCATTCTGGGCGACATCCTCCTGAAGGCGCAGTTTGTCGTCTTTGACCTGAAGGGTCAACGTGTTGGATTCGCCAACAAACTCACAGTCACGTCATAA